From a single Macrobrachium rosenbergii isolate ZJJX-2024 chromosome 7, ASM4041242v1, whole genome shotgun sequence genomic region:
- the LOC136840454 gene encoding fibrinogen- and Ig-binding protein-like, whose product MALILGGLLGNFYMEEKKTGRHARDAIARLEDDVHYATEMISQLKEARKEAEDKNLSLLNEIDELKNNEATVIQRNDDLNNEMKMKMEEYEAALIRKGMEVDNLKEQLKDKDRECETNRQKLEELLSQASDNDFYCGYLEDKVKAHEAERKKLKQVTTKLEEKLRASQREIPVVLARNGDLEKNHGNEAQRNLAIQENVHILEDRLHLLIRENETLKEKLSDREREMASANNSTVNENKNNALDEENKVLRDKISELDQNGILQKKHAGEIQKKSTAGK is encoded by the coding sequence ATGGCTCTTATTCTCGGAGGACTTCTTGGAAACTTCTACATGGAGGAAAAGAAGACTGGCCGACATGCTCGAGATGCTATCGCACGACTGGAAGATGACGTTCACTACGCTACGGAAATGATCTCTCAACTGAAGGAGGCCAGGAAGGAGGCTGAGGACAAAAACTTGAGCCTCCTTAATGAAATTGACGAGCTGAAGAATAACGAAGCAACTGTAATCCAGAGGAATGACGACTTAAACAacgagatgaaaatgaaaatggaggagTACGAAGCCGCACTAATCCGAAAAGGAATGGAAGTTGATAACCTAAAGGAGCAACTCAAGGACAAAGATCGAGAATGTGAGACGAACCGACAAAAACTGGAAGAACTGCTGAGTCAAGCCTCTGACAACGATTTTTATTGTGGTTACCTAGAAGACAAAGTCAAGGCACATgaagcagaaaggaaaaaattgaaacaGGTAACCACAAAACTCGAAGAAAAGTTGAGAGCCTCACAGCGAGAAATACCTGTTGTTCTTGCAAGAAATGGTGATCtagaaaaaaatcatggaaatgaGGCGCAGAGGAATTTAGCCATCCAGGAGAATGTCCATATCCTGGAAGATAGACTTCACCTGCTGATTAGGGAAAACGAAACCCTGAAGGAGAAACTATCTGACAGAGAACGGGAAATGGCCTCGGCGAACAATtctacagtaaatgaaaataagaataatgctCTGGATGAAGAGAACAAAGTTCTCAGAGACAAAATTTCTGAACTAGATCAAAATGGAATACTTCAGAAAAAGCACGCtggagaaatccagaagaaaTCGACTGCAGGAAAGTAA